One segment of Campylobacter hominis ATCC BAA-381 DNA contains the following:
- a CDS encoding phage virion morphogenesis protein: MEIEVKGIEEIQKSLKKLEKKTGNLAPTLKAIGEMIRTKIDESFEKEASPFGEKWKPISATTAFNYAGGKKKAFKKGAKSLKSGFLKRYGTHGDKKILVESANLKDSWGVKADNKSVTVESYAKARGFPYGLTHQFGSVKRGIPARPFLPVDDKGNLESTLQKDILEKIEDDLLKGD; this comes from the coding sequence ATGGAAATAGAAGTAAAAGGCATCGAAGAAATACAAAAAAGTCTAAAAAAACTTGAAAAAAAGACTGGAAATTTAGCACCTACATTAAAAGCAATAGGTGAAATGATAAGAACCAAAATAGACGAAAGCTTTGAAAAAGAAGCTAGCCCGTTTGGTGAAAAATGGAAGCCGATTTCCGCAACTACTGCATTTAACTATGCAGGCGGTAAGAAAAAAGCTTTTAAAAAAGGTGCTAAGTCCTTAAAAAGTGGCTTTTTAAAGCGTTATGGAACTCATGGCGATAAGAAAATTTTAGTTGAAAGTGCAAATTTAAAAGACAGCTGGGGAGTAAAAGCTGATAATAAAAGCGTAACGGTTGAAAGCTATGCAAAAGCGCGCGGCTTTCCATACGGACTTACTCATCAGTTCGGCTCTGTTAAAAGAGGCATCCCTGCAAGACCTTTTTTACCTGTGGATGACAAAGGAAATCTTGAAAGCACTCTACAAAAAGATATTTTAGAAAAAATCGAAGATGATTTATTAAAAGGGGATTAA
- a CDS encoding DUF1829 domain-containing protein, with protein sequence MIDINSLIDKYIQHIHANFEIEEIDKKTYEITTPFLDSSNDYIVIYALINGDKIKLSDDGDTLNSLALKGMQFNTEKRQQELEIILNGFGIQRENNELFVEASVSNFASKQHNILQALISVNDMFVLANNKISSFFFDDVARFLDSIDARYISSVSLEGKSHLNHKFDFIISKSKKSKERLIKLLNNPKKDNLKSSLFSFLDLQDDRTKNSESIIILNDSNITVPDDITQATNQYGIKPILWSQKEAYKNLLSA encoded by the coding sequence TTGATAGATATAAACTCTCTTATAGATAAATATATACAGCATATTCACGCTAATTTTGAAATTGAGGAAATAGATAAAAAAACCTATGAGATAACTACACCTTTTTTGGATAGTAGTAATGATTATATAGTTATATATGCCCTTATAAATGGCGATAAAATAAAGCTTAGTGATGATGGTGATACTTTAAATAGTCTAGCTTTAAAAGGTATGCAGTTTAATACAGAAAAAAGACAACAAGAACTTGAAATAATCCTTAATGGTTTTGGAATACAAAGAGAAAATAATGAGCTTTTTGTTGAGGCTAGTGTGTCAAATTTTGCTTCTAAACAACATAATATTTTACAAGCATTAATAAGTGTAAATGATATGTTTGTTTTAGCAAATAATAAAATTTCAAGCTTTTTCTTTGATGATGTAGCAAGATTTTTAGATAGTATAGATGCAAGATATATTTCATCTGTTAGTTTAGAGGGCAAGAGTCATTTAAATCATAAATTTGATTTTATAATCTCTAAATCAAAAAAAAGCAAAGAAAGACTTATAAAACTTCTTAATAACCCTAAAAAAGACAATTTAAAGTCTTCTTTGTTTTCATTTTTAGACTTACAAGATGATAGGACAAAAAATAGTGAAAGTATAATTATTTTAAATGATAGTAATATTACAGTACCAGATGATATCACGCAAGCAACAAATCAATATGGCATTAAGCCTATTTTGTGGTCTCAAAAAGAAGCTTATAAAAATCTTTTGTCAGCTTAG